In Eucalyptus grandis isolate ANBG69807.140 chromosome 4, ASM1654582v1, whole genome shotgun sequence, the following proteins share a genomic window:
- the LOC104432008 gene encoding anaphase-promoting complex subunit 4-like, with the protein MASFNLKVDRTTQFFPPALGVPQMPGLVPGDAGLTDKVQDSFVELSNSSKQCLHSLCNGDIDVVLHFSIFGVFPIEYIVNVLSVQIKYLAIRYVIFSK; encoded by the exons ATGGCATCTTTCAACTTAAAAGTTG ATCGCACTACTCAATTCTTCCCTCCAGCTCTAGGAGTTCCTCAAATGCCTGGACTAGTACCCGGAGATGCTGGTTTAACTGACAAGGTTCAAGATTCATTTGTAGAgctctcaaattcttcaaagcaatGTTTGCATAGCCTTTGCAATGGAGATATAGATGTGGTTTTGCACTTTAGTATATTTGGTGTCTTCCCAATCGAATATATTGTCAATGTCTTGTCTgttcaaatcaaatatttagcTATAAGGTATGTCATATTCAGTAAATGA